From a region of the Candidatus Brocadia sp. genome:
- a CDS encoding OprO/OprP family phosphate-selective porin: protein MGRKWRRLVVLSALVIGDVFAGSMLPGVFAQQTAQTEEISGSERDYLQWQLKQMEEAFQKQQEQIQALKRRVEALTDEKPPVTREEIKHEIEDYLSTDEARKKMALGMPAMTTLYTPDEEKFSIGFKSADDNYSLGIGLRMQFRYTYKDRNEDVGRDDTNNMDVRRARLCFGGNIYSKMTHYYVEFDGDSFDVGVRDFYVYWTPMSELNAKLGYFKVPFNQQRMSTSAKLLFQDRAITSEEFDQDRDYGFDIYGKPFDGHLEYHAAMFQGAGEDDEDRGSEDNLDNELMYVFNVRYNPFGKYDTVDETDIKFTEKFKASVAASVVVNPKERDEKLEDTDGLQGVLELSMKYRGFSWHNEYFMRSADPEHGGDSFDSNGFFSQAGYFVIPKRLEVAARYSYLDRDKDVSDDIGREYSGGINYYFRPGVHRSKLQADVGHYENSDERGREQSGSENQVRLQYQIIF from the coding sequence ATGGGGAGGAAATGGCGTAGGTTAGTAGTATTGTCGGCATTGGTGATTGGTGACGTATTTGCCGGTAGTATGTTACCTGGTGTCTTTGCCCAGCAAACGGCACAAACAGAAGAGATATCCGGAAGCGAGCGGGATTATTTGCAATGGCAGTTAAAACAGATGGAGGAGGCATTTCAAAAGCAGCAGGAACAGATACAGGCCTTAAAAAGGCGCGTGGAGGCATTAACTGACGAAAAACCACCGGTTACAAGGGAAGAGATTAAACATGAGATCGAAGACTACCTATCCACAGACGAGGCGCGAAAAAAGATGGCGCTCGGCATGCCTGCAATGACCACCCTTTATACCCCTGATGAGGAAAAATTTTCTATCGGCTTTAAATCAGCAGATGATAATTATTCGCTGGGTATAGGCTTGAGAATGCAATTCCGGTATACCTATAAAGATAGGAATGAGGATGTTGGGAGAGATGATACCAACAATATGGATGTCCGCCGGGCAAGGCTCTGTTTTGGAGGGAATATATACAGCAAAATGACGCACTATTATGTCGAATTTGACGGGGATAGTTTTGACGTTGGCGTAAGGGATTTTTATGTATATTGGACTCCAATGTCAGAATTAAATGCGAAGCTCGGCTATTTCAAAGTGCCCTTTAACCAGCAAAGGATGTCAACCTCTGCAAAACTCCTCTTCCAGGACAGAGCCATTACCAGTGAAGAATTTGATCAGGACCGCGACTATGGCTTTGATATTTATGGAAAGCCCTTTGACGGACACCTTGAATACCATGCAGCAATGTTCCAGGGGGCAGGAGAAGATGATGAAGACAGAGGCTCAGAAGATAACCTGGACAACGAACTTATGTACGTGTTTAATGTGAGATATAATCCGTTTGGGAAATATGATACCGTTGACGAAACAGATATAAAGTTTACAGAAAAATTCAAGGCATCAGTTGCTGCGTCCGTTGTGGTTAATCCAAAGGAAAGGGATGAAAAGCTTGAAGATACCGATGGCCTCCAGGGGGTTCTTGAACTGAGCATGAAATATCGTGGTTTCTCATGGCACAACGAGTATTTTATGAGGAGTGCGGATCCGGAACACGGTGGTGATTCATTTGATTCCAACGGATTTTTCAGCCAGGCAGGCTATTTTGTAATACCTAAACGGCTGGAGGTTGCAGCCCGCTATTCCTACCTTGATCGAGATAAAGACGTATCTGATGACATCGGAAGGGAATACTCAGGGGGTATAAACTATTACTTCCGTCCCGGGGTTCATCGCTCTAAACTACAGGCAGATGTTGGACACTATGAGAACTCAGACGAACGGGGTAGAGAACAGAGCGGAAGCGAAAACCAGGTGAGATTGCAATATCAGATCATATTTTAA
- a CDS encoding cation transporter — translation MVNQEPVKLQAKTYLYKRASILALVTIFYNIIEGIVSLLLGMEDETLSLFGFGLDSFVEVISGIGVWHMIHRFKKKNDTHPDRFEQQALRITGTAFYILVFGLTTTAILNLYQGHKPVTTFWGIVVALVSISSMWLLIHFKVKVGRQLNSQAILTDANCTKTCLYLSVVLLLTSIGYEYTGIGGMDAMGTLAIAFFSLKEGREAFQKAKGIACACHQKVQA, via the coding sequence ATGGTTAACCAAGAACCAGTAAAACTCCAGGCAAAAACATATCTTTATAAAAGGGCATCGATCCTGGCACTTGTTACGATTTTTTATAATATCATTGAAGGGATTGTTTCTCTCTTGCTTGGCATGGAGGACGAAACTCTTTCTCTCTTTGGATTCGGGCTGGATTCGTTCGTAGAGGTGATCTCCGGTATTGGGGTGTGGCATATGATTCACCGCTTTAAAAAAAAGAACGACACGCATCCTGACAGATTCGAACAGCAGGCTTTGAGAATTACCGGGACAGCCTTTTATATTCTCGTCTTTGGGCTGACGACAACCGCCATACTGAATCTCTACCAGGGACACAAACCAGTAACAACCTTTTGGGGCATTGTGGTGGCGCTTGTATCGATCTCATCTATGTGGTTGCTCATCCATTTCAAGGTCAAAGTTGGCAGACAACTGAACTCCCAAGCTATACTAACTGACGCAAACTGCACAAAGACCTGTTTGTACCTCTCGGTAGTTCTTCTTCTGACAAGTATTGGGTATGAATATACTGGTATTGGCGGCATGGATGCCATGGGCACTCTGGCCATTGCGTTCTTTTCACTCAAGGAGGGGCGTGAAGCATTTCAAAAAGCCAAAGGTATTGCATGTGCCTGTCACCAAAAGGTTCAAGCATGA
- a CDS encoding cytochrome c, with product MAVLRYVIWYQEGRLHVPSIKYEDVEMNNQRRSDRFFLSFMIILPLFLTVTNIAFVNAAENKTLTKEDRVAMGNHLFETKQCSYCHNSENIKKEQVPDLERWKELSSPVLWAAIMWNHVPEMVKAFTEAKKGIPKFENDELIYIFESLNTASEKHAQIKFTGNASRGSFLFSYLGCKVCHSINGEGGRVGPSLSGIAKNGGDVLRFASQLLSHAPYMCDKIEMQNMYWPMLQGNEIAHLFEYFKSVSNSVELRRSR from the coding sequence GTGGCTGTGCTGCGCTATGTAATCTGGTATCAGGAAGGCAGATTACACGTTCCATCAATTAAATATGAGGATGTAGAAATGAATAATCAAAGAAGAAGTGATAGATTTTTTTTAAGTTTTATGATTATTTTGCCTCTATTTCTTACCGTTACAAACATTGCTTTTGTAAATGCCGCGGAAAATAAAACATTGACAAAAGAGGATCGGGTTGCAATGGGAAATCATCTTTTTGAAACAAAGCAATGCTCATATTGCCATAATAGTGAAAATATCAAGAAAGAACAGGTGCCTGATCTGGAAAGATGGAAAGAGCTTTCCTCTCCTGTGCTTTGGGCTGCTATTATGTGGAATCATGTTCCGGAAATGGTTAAAGCCTTTACGGAAGCAAAAAAAGGGATACCGAAATTTGAAAATGATGAACTTATTTATATCTTTGAATCTCTAAACACTGCCAGTGAAAAACACGCACAAATTAAATTTACGGGAAATGCGTCCAGGGGGTCTTTTCTCTTCTCTTATTTAGGCTGTAAGGTTTGCCATTCAATTAACGGTGAAGGAGGACGCGTTGGACCAAGTTTATCAGGCATTGCAAAAAATGGTGGAGATGTACTACGATTTGCGAGCCAATTACTCTCTCATGCACCTTATATGTGTGATAAAATAGAAATGCAAAATATGTACTGGCCAATGCTACAGGGTAACGAAATAGCTCATCTGTTTGAATACTTTAAATCAGTTTCAAATTCGGTAGAGTTAAGACGGTCAAGATGA
- a CDS encoding carbohydrate porin, protein MGKVLPYKGTLYGISFCALFSPSVLFAEVSREDFDALSNRITKLEEIVNKLVSTKEREARDTVSGKPIDNESVNRIYDRMSEIEENISKLVSAKETEVSDTVPVESLDSESEKDINDRLSHVEGAVDVLKDRFTIFDFFQDEIRRNQEYVCLNDHVLPVSGDNNRCPVCGAMQRSRTHERVFNYARRENISQMINAAFEEDRAKQVLLGASGTGIFQQIVSSDVEEENFGSGSFDLIFLTKPFLYTTFFIDIEAIGGNGPDEAIGSLAGLNADSGSNQDDDDGLDRVAVREVWLGSELFDKRLSLVSGKIDLGNYFDANALANDETSQFITDAFVNGATLEPPDPGPGLVAFFDTKKGLTMGLGLQSNDNSGTRITDELYAIAEIGYTTDKLLGREGTYRIWGRMNGDNGDNKGFGVSIDQGITNRIALFGRYGANENNPEETEIASAWSAGMRMSVPFLKRFTDEVAIAFGQIDKAGGDYESSTELYYKVDINEHLSLSPHVQAIFDPAGADSDDTAIVTGFRTQVNF, encoded by the coding sequence ATGGGAAAAGTTTTGCCATATAAGGGGACGCTGTATGGTATTTCATTTTGTGCATTATTTTCCCCGAGTGTATTGTTTGCAGAAGTTTCGCGAGAAGACTTTGATGCCTTGAGTAACCGTATAACCAAACTTGAGGAGATTGTTAACAAACTAGTTTCCACAAAGGAAAGGGAAGCAAGAGACACTGTTTCCGGTAAGCCTATTGATAATGAAAGTGTAAACCGAATATATGATCGTATGAGTGAAATTGAGGAAAATATTAGTAAACTGGTTTCCGCAAAGGAAACAGAAGTAAGTGATACTGTTCCCGTTGAATCTCTTGATAGTGAAAGTGAAAAAGATATAAACGATAGGCTTTCACATGTTGAAGGGGCGGTAGATGTGTTAAAAGATAGATTTACCATATTTGATTTTTTTCAGGATGAGATTAGAAGAAACCAGGAATATGTTTGTCTGAACGATCACGTATTGCCAGTTTCCGGTGACAATAACAGATGCCCTGTGTGCGGCGCTATGCAACGGTCGCGAACTCACGAGAGAGTTTTTAACTATGCCAGAAGGGAAAATATCTCTCAAATGATTAATGCGGCATTTGAAGAAGACCGTGCCAAACAGGTTTTGCTTGGTGCCAGTGGCACCGGTATCTTTCAACAGATAGTGAGTAGCGATGTTGAAGAAGAGAATTTTGGCTCAGGCTCATTTGATCTGATTTTCCTTACCAAACCTTTTCTCTATACTACATTCTTTATTGATATTGAGGCAATAGGGGGTAACGGACCTGATGAAGCGATAGGTAGTTTAGCAGGCCTTAACGCAGATTCGGGTTCAAACCAGGATGATGATGATGGGCTGGACAGGGTAGCTGTTCGTGAAGTATGGTTGGGATCGGAACTATTTGATAAGAGGTTGAGCCTTGTTTCTGGTAAGATAGATTTGGGAAACTATTTTGATGCTAATGCGCTTGCCAATGATGAAACATCACAATTTATAACTGATGCGTTTGTAAATGGCGCAACCTTGGAACCTCCTGATCCAGGTCCTGGACTGGTAGCGTTTTTTGATACAAAAAAGGGTCTTACTATGGGATTGGGATTGCAAAGTAATGATAATTCAGGGACGAGGATTACTGATGAACTCTATGCTATAGCAGAAATCGGTTATACGACTGATAAATTACTTGGTCGTGAAGGCACGTACCGAATCTGGGGACGAATGAATGGTGATAACGGTGATAACAAAGGATTTGGTGTGAGCATAGATCAGGGGATTACCAACCGGATAGCCCTCTTTGGCAGATATGGAGCCAATGAGAATAATCCAGAAGAGACGGAAATTGCAAGCGCATGGAGTGCGGGAATGAGAATGAGCGTTCCATTCCTTAAACGATTTACAGATGAAGTAGCCATTGCTTTTGGCCAGATAGATAAAGCTGGTGGAGATTATGAAAGTAGTACAGAACTTTATTACAAGGTTGATATTAATGAACATCTTTCATTGTCACCACATGTTCAGGCAATATTTGACCCTGCTGGCGCAGACAGTGATGATACGGCTATAGTGACAGGTTTTAGAACACAGGTAAACTTTTAA
- a CDS encoding FeoC-like transcriptional regulator, protein MILSELKRYLSERGMATLNDMAIHFDMEPDAVCGVLEHWIRKGKVRKHSEPVVKCKTCVKCDPAMIEVYEWVG, encoded by the coding sequence ATGATTCTTTCCGAACTAAAACGATATCTTTCTGAACGCGGAATGGCCACCTTGAACGATATGGCTATACACTTTGACATGGAGCCTGATGCTGTATGCGGTGTACTGGAACACTGGATACGTAAGGGTAAGGTTCGAAAACATTCAGAGCCTGTTGTGAAATGCAAGACATGCGTGAAGTGTGATCCTGCAATGATTGAAGTTTATGAGTGGGTAGGTTGA
- the feoB gene encoding Fe(2+) transporter permease subunit FeoB: protein MTDFIIGVAGNPNCGKTTMFNVLTGSAQRVGNWPGVTVDRKVGYYKHEDRQIQLVDLPGIYSLSAASVDEMVARDYILSGEPHLILNIVDASNLERNLYLTTQLLEMKVPMLIILNMMDIAKSRNIKIDISGLAKQLGSPVIPIVASKKEGVKELMSAINKAAEEIPVSETQVVYPVEIQEAVNELVPIVEKAVQGKKVAPHWVAVKLLEGDAIALNMIGGIADDILEHHVKKIEAKLGEEPDIVIADSRYGFINWLTKGIVSKPTKLTRTVSDKIDRIVLNRVLGIPIFLVAMYFMFMWTINIGGAFIDFFDIFFGTIFVDGFGVLLGSIGTPEWLTVILANGIGGGIQTISTFIPPIGFMFMVLACLEDSGYMARAAFVMDRFMRFIGLPGKSFVPLLVGFGCNVPAIMATRTLEHQRDRTLNIMMNPFMSCGARLPVYALFAAAFFPVGGQNLVFGLYLLGIGFAVITGLVLKNTLLKGELSSFIMELPPYHRPTARGVLLLSWDRLKAFMLRASRVLIPVIIVLSFLNSMGTDGTIGNEDTDKSVLASIGKTITPAFTPMGLNEENWPATVGIFTGIFAKEAVVGTLDSIYSQAAEEGAVEEVFDFWGGILDAFATIPANLADVAGTILDPLGMSVGEIETVEHAAEEQEVTVGTLAAMTSLFSGKIGAFAYLIFILLYFPCVAAMAAVYRETNIKWTIFVGAWTTGLAYLASTFFYQVATFHQHPTFSKVWIGCEVAAFAVALFVMWCFGRGVRKARPVMVAATVQ from the coding sequence ATGACTGATTTTATCATAGGTGTTGCAGGAAATCCCAACTGCGGCAAGACCACGATGTTTAATGTCCTGACCGGCTCCGCTCAACGGGTGGGTAACTGGCCCGGAGTAACCGTGGATCGCAAGGTTGGTTATTACAAGCATGAAGATCGTCAGATCCAGCTGGTAGACCTTCCCGGAATCTATTCGCTATCCGCTGCCTCAGTGGATGAGATGGTTGCCAGGGACTATATCCTTTCAGGGGAGCCTCATCTCATACTAAACATAGTGGATGCGTCAAACCTGGAACGTAATCTCTATTTGACGACTCAACTCCTTGAAATGAAGGTGCCGATGTTGATTATTCTTAATATGATGGATATTGCAAAGAGCCGTAATATCAAAATAGATATTTCCGGCCTGGCAAAACAATTAGGTAGCCCGGTCATTCCCATTGTCGCTTCCAAAAAAGAGGGTGTTAAAGAGTTGATGTCGGCAATCAACAAAGCTGCCGAGGAGATACCGGTATCAGAAACTCAGGTGGTATATCCTGTGGAAATCCAGGAGGCCGTCAATGAATTGGTGCCGATTGTAGAGAAAGCGGTGCAGGGTAAAAAGGTAGCCCCTCACTGGGTTGCAGTAAAGCTGCTGGAAGGTGATGCTATAGCCTTAAACATGATTGGAGGTATCGCTGATGATATCTTAGAACACCACGTAAAGAAGATAGAGGCCAAGCTTGGAGAAGAGCCAGATATCGTAATAGCAGACAGTCGTTATGGTTTTATCAACTGGTTGACAAAAGGGATAGTAAGCAAACCAACCAAGTTGACAAGGACGGTATCCGATAAAATCGACCGGATAGTGCTTAACAGGGTGCTGGGAATCCCTATCTTCCTGGTGGCTATGTATTTTATGTTCATGTGGACTATCAACATTGGTGGTGCGTTTATCGACTTTTTTGACATCTTTTTCGGTACTATTTTTGTGGACGGCTTTGGAGTACTTCTTGGCTCCATCGGCACTCCTGAATGGCTGACTGTCATCCTGGCCAACGGCATCGGTGGCGGTATTCAGACAATATCCACCTTTATTCCACCCATTGGTTTTATGTTTATGGTACTCGCTTGTCTTGAGGATTCAGGGTATATGGCCCGGGCTGCTTTTGTTATGGACAGGTTCATGAGGTTTATCGGACTTCCCGGTAAATCCTTTGTTCCATTGCTGGTGGGGTTCGGTTGCAACGTTCCGGCTATTATGGCTACCCGCACCCTTGAGCATCAGCGGGACCGTACCCTGAATATCATGATGAACCCCTTCATGTCTTGTGGTGCCCGATTGCCTGTTTACGCGCTTTTTGCTGCGGCCTTTTTTCCTGTAGGTGGGCAGAATCTTGTTTTCGGTCTCTACCTTTTAGGTATAGGCTTTGCCGTGATAACCGGTCTTGTTTTAAAGAATACCCTTCTCAAAGGTGAGCTATCATCCTTTATTATGGAATTGCCTCCATACCACAGGCCAACGGCCAGGGGTGTACTTTTGCTGTCATGGGACAGGCTGAAGGCGTTTATGTTACGAGCCAGCCGTGTCCTTATCCCGGTAATCATCGTATTAAGCTTTCTTAATTCCATGGGAACAGATGGCACTATCGGTAATGAGGACACTGATAAGTCCGTGCTGGCAAGTATAGGGAAGACCATTACCCCTGCTTTTACTCCTATGGGGCTTAATGAAGAGAACTGGCCTGCTACGGTGGGCATATTCACCGGAATCTTTGCTAAGGAGGCAGTGGTGGGGACACTTGATTCCATTTATTCCCAAGCTGCTGAAGAGGGAGCAGTTGAAGAAGTATTTGACTTCTGGGGTGGGATTCTCGATGCATTTGCTACTATTCCCGCAAATCTCGCAGATGTGGCTGGAACGATCCTCGATCCCCTCGGTATGTCCGTGGGTGAGATTGAAACTGTTGAGCATGCTGCAGAGGAGCAGGAGGTGACTGTTGGTACCCTTGCTGCTATGACCAGTCTTTTTTCCGGCAAGATCGGCGCCTTTGCGTATCTCATCTTTATCTTGCTCTACTTCCCCTGCGTAGCTGCCATGGCTGCTGTATATCGTGAGACTAACATAAAATGGACGATTTTTGTCGGAGCCTGGACTACGGGACTCGCATATCTGGCATCCACATTTTTCTATCAGGTAGCCACTTTTCATCAGCATCCAACGTTCTCGAAGGTATGGATCGGCTGTGAAGTAGCAGCTTTTGCAGTTGCTCTTTTTGTCATGTGGTGTTTTGGCCGGGGAGTTCGTAAGGCGAGACCGGTTATGGTGGCTGCAACCGTACAATGA
- a CDS encoding ferrous iron transport protein A — MAITLTEMAVGEKGRVIGFEKVDKTYREKLMAMGLTKGVEFTVKRVAPLGDPVEINVRGFNLTLRKGEASALSVQKEV; from the coding sequence ATGGCTATTACATTAACTGAAATGGCTGTGGGGGAAAAAGGCAGGGTTATTGGTTTCGAGAAGGTTGACAAGACATATAGGGAGAAACTGATGGCGATGGGTCTTACAAAGGGGGTCGAATTTACTGTGAAACGGGTAGCTCCATTGGGGGACCCTGTAGAAATCAATGTACGCGGCTTTAACTTGACGTTGAGAAAAGGTGAGGCATCTGCGCTCTCAGTACAAAAGGAGGTATAG
- a CDS encoding ferrous iron transport protein A has translation MNNNSNEKHEHMNSEEDSSSGSAFPLTFASEGQKVRIVALKGGRGFQERLISMGFNAGDEIEIVQSRQQGSVLVASEGGRYILGGGMAQKIMVVQI, from the coding sequence GTGAATAATAATAGTAATGAAAAACATGAGCATATGAATTCAGAGGAAGACTCTTCTTCGGGGAGTGCTTTTCCGCTGACCTTTGCCAGTGAAGGACAAAAGGTCAGGATTGTTGCCCTGAAAGGTGGAAGAGGGTTTCAGGAACGGCTCATCAGTATGGGGTTTAATGCGGGTGATGAGATTGAAATTGTACAATCTCGTCAACAGGGTTCTGTGCTGGTTGCCAGTGAAGGAGGCCGTTACATCCTTGGGGGAGGCATGGCACAAAAAATTATGGTCGTACAGATTTAA
- the murD gene encoding UDP-N-acetylmuramoyl-L-alanine--D-glutamate ligase gives MQYDFKNKKITVMGLGLFGGGVGIAQFLVRQGARVTVTDVRTAQELSPSVKRLEGLPISYKLGGHCEDDFVSADMVIVNPAVPKDSRYLHLARNNHVPMDSEINIFFQLCPAPIIGITGSNGKSTTTTLTGKILHQTQRTTWVGGNIGKSLLSDLGEIQPADIVVLELSSFQLEELLCSQTSPGISIVTNISPNHLDRYPGMNEYIQAKKGIIAHQKPTDYAILNYDDPELRRWEKECKGNVLWYSTRTTLSEGAFIDGNSLVLSVKGNTIAVPCVSGIKIPGIHNLQNILAASCAAYLAGANGRHIENTIATFPGLEHRLEFVRQINGVQYYNDSKATTPESAMAAVTAFQTPVILIAGGYDKGSDFEEFAGVCAKRARSVILIGKTAKKIEELIRQKKEGREMPSLFTPTTFREAFQQATTIAKSGDVVLLSPACASYDMFLNYEERGRQFKDMVRAL, from the coding sequence ATGCAGTATGATTTTAAAAACAAAAAGATTACAGTTATGGGGTTAGGCCTGTTTGGCGGCGGGGTGGGTATTGCCCAATTTCTTGTAAGACAAGGCGCTCGTGTTACGGTAACGGATGTGAGAACCGCTCAGGAATTATCCCCTTCCGTAAAACGGCTTGAAGGTCTTCCCATTTCCTATAAGCTTGGCGGGCACTGCGAGGATGATTTTGTCAGCGCAGATATGGTGATTGTGAATCCTGCTGTGCCAAAGGATTCAAGGTACCTGCACCTCGCAAGAAATAACCATGTACCCATGGATTCCGAAATTAACATTTTTTTTCAATTATGTCCGGCTCCCATTATCGGTATTACCGGCAGTAATGGAAAGTCAACCACGACCACCCTTACCGGCAAAATATTGCACCAGACACAAAGAACGACCTGGGTGGGTGGGAACATTGGGAAATCCTTACTTTCAGACCTCGGAGAGATACAACCCGCAGATATCGTAGTCCTTGAGCTATCCAGCTTTCAGCTTGAGGAACTCCTGTGCTCACAAACAAGCCCGGGCATCAGCATTGTAACCAATATATCACCCAACCACCTTGACCGATATCCAGGAATGAACGAATATATCCAGGCCAAAAAAGGTATTATTGCACATCAAAAGCCAACAGATTACGCGATTCTCAATTACGATGACCCGGAATTACGAAGGTGGGAGAAGGAATGCAAAGGTAACGTTTTATGGTACAGTACCAGGACAACGCTGTCAGAAGGTGCCTTTATCGACGGCAACTCCCTCGTCCTGTCTGTGAAAGGCAATACAATAGCAGTGCCGTGTGTCTCCGGTATTAAAATACCTGGTATCCATAACCTGCAAAATATCCTGGCTGCCTCCTGTGCCGCCTATCTTGCCGGTGCAAATGGACGGCATATTGAAAATACGATCGCCACCTTCCCCGGATTAGAACACCGCCTGGAATTCGTCCGTCAAATCAATGGTGTACAATACTATAATGACTCCAAGGCAACAACGCCAGAATCTGCCATGGCAGCCGTTACGGCATTCCAGACACCCGTGATCCTGATTGCCGGCGGCTATGATAAGGGAAGCGACTTTGAGGAATTTGCCGGGGTTTGTGCAAAACGCGCCAGGTCGGTTATTCTTATCGGGAAAACGGCAAAGAAGATAGAAGAACTCATCCGCCAGAAAAAAGAGGGAAGAGAAATGCCGTCCCTCTTTACCCCCACAACCTTCAGGGAGGCATTTCAACAGGCAACTACGATAGCAAAGTCCGGAGACGTTGTATTGTTGTCTCCCGCCTGCGCCAGTTATGACATGTTCCTGAATTATGAAGAACGGGGAAGACAATTTAAGGACATGGTTCGGGCCTTATAA
- a CDS encoding calcium/sodium antiporter — MVLQIVLLFAGLAGLYYGAEWLVGGASRFARSFQIKPVVIGLTIVAFGTSTPELVTSVTAGMRHLSDIAMGNIIGSNIANIGLILGLSALVRPLTIDTKLLYREMPIVVGISFLLYFMVWDGTLSRTEGAILLGGIVLYTCYVYRIALKEASLVEQEYEEFLGTEDTNVRKNIFLILIGLGALMGGAHFLVHAAIFIAKVIGISELVIGLTVIAVGTSLPELATSLVAAIRKESDISVGNVLGSNIFNILTVLGISSIIQPLSVNAASLRVDMPVMLFFSIFIIPLITWKFMISRVQGMMLLIGYAVYILWLF; from the coding sequence ATGGTATTGCAAATCGTCTTGTTATTTGCAGGACTTGCCGGGCTCTATTATGGGGCTGAATGGCTCGTCGGCGGGGCATCAAGATTCGCCCGGTCATTTCAAATCAAACCCGTAGTTATCGGACTCACCATCGTTGCTTTTGGCACTTCGACTCCGGAACTTGTCACCAGCGTAACCGCCGGTATGAGGCATTTAAGCGACATTGCCATGGGAAATATTATTGGAAGCAATATCGCCAATATCGGCCTTATCCTGGGGTTATCGGCGCTCGTTCGTCCCCTTACGATTGATACGAAGCTCCTCTATCGTGAAATGCCGATTGTGGTGGGTATCTCATTCCTTTTATATTTCATGGTGTGGGACGGCACCCTAAGCAGGACGGAGGGCGCCATTCTCCTTGGTGGTATTGTACTTTATACGTGTTATGTATACCGCATAGCCTTAAAGGAAGCCAGCCTTGTTGAGCAGGAGTATGAGGAATTTCTTGGAACGGAGGATACGAACGTCAGAAAAAACATCTTCCTTATCCTCATCGGACTTGGGGCGCTCATGGGAGGAGCGCATTTTCTGGTCCATGCTGCGATCTTTATCGCCAAGGTCATAGGAATCAGCGAACTCGTCATTGGCCTCACCGTTATTGCCGTCGGGACGTCTCTTCCGGAACTGGCAACTTCCCTGGTTGCCGCCATCCGCAAGGAATCCGATATCAGTGTCGGGAACGTGCTGGGGAGTAATATCTTTAACATCCTTACAGTCCTCGGCATTTCCTCCATAATCCAACCCCTGTCTGTCAATGCGGCTTCCCTCCGTGTTGATATGCCGGTCATGCTGTTCTTCAGCATCTTCATCATTCCTCTTATTACCTGGAAGTTCATGATTAGCAGGGTACAGGGAATGATGCTGCTGATTGGGTATGCTGTCTACATTCTCTGGCTATTTTAG